The Triticum urartu cultivar G1812 chromosome 6, Tu2.1, whole genome shotgun sequence genome includes the window caagaccacggaaacatacctaaccccacaaagaactctcacgtagaccatgggttagtacataaagcgtaatggacaatgcttaccataccatgggatcacttgatccctctcggtacttcttctacgctttgtgagttgatcaacttgattcactcttgacttagtcttgatcaacattgaatctttccaactctcttttggatgatgtcttgaaggtaaccatgaatgatcacacaatcttcttcttcaagacatgcttgcaataagctcaactcacacatgatcaatctttggataattccttgaaaagcactttggccatctcaactcacacatgaccaatctttggataattccttgaaaagcactttggccatctcataaactccttgaaaccaacacatggacttcaagataATCCTATGGACAAAttcttcaaatataactcaaggcaaccgttagtccatagagattgtcatcaattaccaaaaccacacatgggggcaccgcatgtcctttcaccAAGTTTAATcataaaaaaatataaacataTACCATAACAAATCTATACAATGGGAAAGTATATTTAATAATAAATCAAACGATATTGATTTGATATTGTATATGCTAACATTTTTGTTTATAAATTTTATCAAAgttacaaagcttgactttgaccaaagatAATACACGGACCAAATAAAAATGAAGGGACTATTATAAGTTGTAATTTACTACTTTTTCAACGTGGGCTAGCGCAACCATTCGCAACCACTATAGCAAATGAAAAACGCGATGGAGAGCGTAGAAGAGATAGGAGGCGCAGGTGGCTGCGGAGAGTCCACATAAGCAGGCAAGCTTGAGGCTCTCAGCTCTCGACAGCTCAGACCGGCATCATGTGAGCCACGCATGGCCCTGGTAGTAGGGACAAGCCACGGAGAGAACTGATGCACCCGACGAAACCAGCTGGCGTGACGCCGAGGTCGGCACCGCCGGGCGCCGGAGAGTGGCGGCCGTCCGGCGTCGTCAGGCTGCTGCAGGCGCCGGCGGTGGTGGCGCTGGCCGCGGTGCTCGCCGTGGCGTCGCCGGCGCAAGCTCGGCCAGCTGGTGCACCCCCTCCGACCCCTCCGACCCAGCAGAAGGCGGCGGACACGGCGCCGGAGGACACGATGTGCGACGTGCCGCGGACGCTGTCCGGGGAGGACGGCAAGGAGGCCGAGCGGATCAAGCACCCGAGGTCGCGCGAGGCGGCGCGGTGCACCTCCAAGTGCGTCAGCACCTGCGTCCTCGGCGGCGCCGGCGCGCCCGGCGTCGGCGGGCCCTTCAACGTCCGGAGGTAATTAAACCAAGGGACGATCCATCGATCGATCGATTGCATGTCCAATTGTCCATCTCCAtgcttcttctctttttttattcttGTTCCAGCTGATCAACTGCTGTATGTGACTGACGACATATGTATTGTTTTTGGATCGAATGGCATGCATCCAGACCCCTCGTGGTGTTCAAGGAAGGTTTCCGCAGTCGACAGTACTGGTACGTGCGTGATGCAGAACCGTTTCGGCAATGAAATTCTCTTTAGCGGCTTCAGAACGACATCAATCGTACTGTTCATATGTTTATTTTCTGCGTGCGGCTCTGAATTATTTCGTGCATATGCACAGCCTGGTGGAGTGCTCCGACGTCTGCAACCTAATCAAGGACGGAGAAGACGGGCAATGAAATGATGCACGGCATCTTTATCAAGACATCCAACTCCACCTTACCAATATATATACTGGTACATGATCAATTGGCTATGAATCACAGTAACTCTTGCTGGAATAGTGATGTTGCACAGTTTTCTAAACTGCAATGTTGGGAATAGCAATGTGCAATTTTAGGTGTCTCACAGGTTTAGGTAAATCAAGTGAAATTTTGGATGCATCACAGAGTGTCTAAGGTCTTGGATCCAGGGTACGTGCTGGCCACCTAGGTGGTTGAAATTTTAGCATTTTGACAGTGTTATATTTCTTTTTGTTTGTGAACGTTGATCAAATATGTATGTGTAAGTTCCGAccaaaaaaggaaagaaaaaatgtgtattcGTTGGCTATACATTAAATGTGATGAGTAGTATTGTAACAGACTAAATTTTCTTTGGAGGGGTTGTAAGGGCATCTCTAACGGCAACTCATAAATTTTCTCTCGCAACCATGCCCGAATACAAAAGAATATTAGTTCGGCTGTCCATGCATTTCTGCCCCGCCGGACCGGCCATCCCAGTAAGCTACTTCCCGACCAAGGAGGTGTCGTCGGTACCGCATAGGcagcctccgcctccgccccgtgcTCATCTTCCGCCTCCCCCAATTCATCTTTCTGccgctccaacatctggttgcggaTGGATTGCACGATAATTCTAGTATCGATATCCAAAGAGTCAATATTCAAGGTCAACATCTTGGCGTCCTTTGTATTGGCGGCGATCTTCACCCTCTTTTCCTCTATCGTGGCTTTTTTTCTCCTCGAGCGTCGCCTTCCTCTCATCGATCATGGTCCTCCTCTCTTCGAGCTTGATCTTCTTCTCTGTTGCCTCCATCAACTGCTTGAACCTCTCCGCCTTCTCTCCTCCTTAATGTATGAGCGCCTCACGCATGCCTCTCCCTTCTTCACCAATATCTCTTTGAACCTCTCCGTCGGCTTGGCCATCGCACCTTGACCACCGCAATAGCAAACCTGACCACGGCTTTGAGACATGTACTTTCGGATAGCACATCAGCATCCTACGAATCTGCGGTTGTGCCATACACAAACATCCTCAATGCATCAGTTCACTTCTAATAACAAATGTTTCCATCGGCATCCTTCTTCAAGATGAAATAGTCATCATATGCCCAGACACCATTGTAGAGGCGATCGAACACAAATCGCCTCATCCGGAATTGGCGCCAAAAACAGGGCTCGAATAGCACATCAGGGACAAAGTAGTAGTCCATCGACATCGTATGCCCGCATGCTATACTTGATAGATGCTGTGGATCACTAGGCTAGATTAGATCGATGGTTTGCGGTGGTTTACCTTCTCCATAGGTGGATGAACCCGCCAAAGTGGCCATGGTGGATGGCTACGACGGTGATGGCAGAGAGTAGTGGGTGAAGTGGTGGTGGCGCTTCCCATCAGCACTGCACTAACCCTAAATCGGTAGGGGATTAGGTGGGGTGTACGGCGCTGTGACGAACCTCGTGATGCGAGCCGCCGGCCCCCACCTCTTTATATAGTGCAGGTGACAGGGACCCGTCACCCATAGTGGGTTGAgcgcccccgatcagggcgcgGATCTAAGGGCCCGGTGGGCCGTTGTGCCCACACGATGGAGATCATCCTAACATTCTCCCCCTTGATCTCAACTTTTACTTTTGGCCTTATACTTTtactttactcgtttcataacagATCAATACATAGAACATGTTTCATCGTCACAGCTCAATTGCCAATAGAATCAGACAGCCACAACGTACGTCTCTGTTTTGAAACAAATTCTTTAACCTTGGGCCCTTTTATTGTCCGGAAATTTTAGACTATACCGTAAAACCCATGTCGATTGTGTGTTCTCCGAACACACTGGGCGGTAAGCCTTTAATAAGCAGATCTGCAAACACTTGTCTGTTGCTTTTATGCTTCAAGCATTCCTACATAATTCCAGACTTTCTCCTTTACAACGCATAACTCTGTGTCAGTGTGTTTGGCATCAACACTTGACTCGTTGTCATAGGAGCGAAAGACTTAAAATAGTTATCGCTGTTGTCAACCATTATTAACTCTGGGTACAGGTCCCCTTAACCATTTTGCCTGTCCCTCAGCCTCATATCAAGCTATAAAATATCTTTGCATCACATTGATGATAATTGCTTCATTCTTTGGAGCTTTTCCACACAAAAACCTCCAAGTATGAAGTTAGCGACAATTGTGGATTTCGCTATACATTTCACAAGTCATGTCTTTGTACTCACAATCTTTTGAGAGCACTTATTTCTTTCAGCATGAGGCCGATATCTTTGACTCCATTCCAGTGATCTATATATGGGCTGGACATTGCCAAAACAACCCGGATACGTGAACTGTGCCAGGGTAATGTATTGAGCTTCCAACAACTGAAGCATATGGTACCATATCCGTTTTCAATCTTTTCTCATCAACTCTTGGAACACCATAGGTTTCAGTTCCATTACCCTTGACTATAATAACAGGCGTAGGTTTTCTCGCATGCATACTTTAGAGACCTTTCTTAGCATGTCCATTCGACATCCCGAATACCCCCTTTTATTCTTTTCTTCGTGAATCTCGATACTTATAACGAGAGACACTCTACCAAGAACATTCTTTTGAACTTTGAGGACAAGAACTTTTTTTCTCCTCCCGCAGTAGGTTGACATCACCACTAGCAAGTAGGATGTCATCCACATGCACAGGATTAGGAAATGAATTTCCCATTCTATAACTTTGCATGAATACAATTGTCCTCTCATTTTCTTTAACCCAAAAAACATCTGATTCTTCTAACTTTAAATGCCACTGTCTAGAGACTTGCTCTAGTCCACAAAAGACTTCTTGAAGCAGTATCCCTTGTGTTCTTTACTTTCATTTGATGTAACTCAGATCATGCACAAAAACTTTCAATTTAAGTCGTTCTTTACACCTTTACATATTTCCTTTGGAGTCACACTAACCTTATAGACCCTTTACAGCCTACTGTTTTGGCTCCATTGGAAATTGCTTATGAGTCTCAAAACTCGATTGAGCGCTTTAAATGAGGTGGGATCAACCTCCATTTGAATTTCACTAACATAGACTTTATAGTAATCAGAAGTATCTGATTTTCTCATTCCTTAAGACCATCGGTGTCTCAggccctgttcaagaattcattcGATTAACCAGTCAACTTGCCAATTAATTCCTACTCATAAGGTCCCCGAGTAGCCGATTACCCGATAAATcatccgattaattgattaaatggccgattaacttgccgattagcctattaatcccctactcaccagccgaccgagcagctaccagttaatgatttcctcaacaatggtCTCAGGTACTAGCACTTCTTTCATATGGGGATGTTGTTGCTCTGTCACTGCCAAGAGGCAAATTAATTCTATAGTCTTTGGTATTTTCATACCATGCTCCCCCAGATTACTCCATCTTCACTAAAAATGGCGCATCTTTAAACTTTATTATTTGGCTTTATTCTGTGAAAACTTTCCTCTTTATGGCACTTTAAGCACCGTCTTAGTATCCTTGGTCTGCTTTCGGAACTGTAAAAGATCCAGGAATACACCTATGTTTTTTCTTTAGGGGTATGGTTATGACCGTCGTACTCCCCCAGACGATCACATTCTTCATCACGTTATCTAAAGTATAGGGGAGTTTCTCAATCTTAATTTATCTCATATTTCTTCCCCCCCTCGAAATGTGGCAAGAACTTTTCTGTCACAATTTCGAAAACCATTCATAACTCTTGTGAATTGAGGAAACTTCGATTATCTACTTCATTCATCTGATTACTTCATACAAAATGAAGTTATCTGTTAACTGATATGGGAGTACTTTTTCCTCATTCCATTTCGGAAACCCAACAGAGTTCTTTATCATTAGTACTTTTGCAAGTAACACTTGCATATCAATCTTATCTTTAGGTTCGTCTCTCACTTTTATTCTCTTTGGATTTATCGAATGCTTAATGACCGTTACACATAAGGTGTACGGTCGATATTAGGAAAGCATAATAGTTACTCCATACTTTTCTCCCAGAGTGGGACACATTAAACACACATGAGTCATCATATCTTTCTCTTGTCATACAGGATAAGTTCTTTGCCAAAATTTCTCCTGCCATATAGGATTTTTGACATAATACTATGTCAACTTTACCCAGTTATGCAGGTATTTTCCCAGACTTTTCCCCGCCATGTGGGTTTTATCATAATCCTCTTTCCAAGCTATGCGGGTAATTCCCTGTAATGAACATAAATGCCAGAATTGGCTCTTTTGACTGCATATGCAATCATCAAATTCAGAAATAAATCCAAACGCTCTTTGACACACATGCTTAATCCGATGTTGGTCAAATTAAACACGCATATTGCTTGTTTCATCTCAAATCATGTTGATTGAAAAATCTTCATATAGAATACATGAAAGACATTCGTCAACCAAGACTCTCAATGATCTATCTGTTTTCTTCTCTTGGATTAATATCCAAGAATTCTTTTCTTTTGAAGCCATTCTTTAGAGAGAACATACTCCCTCACGTTATGACCTTTCCTGGTCATCTTTCGGGTCACAAATACCTAACCATTCGCTTTCACGAATGAAAGCATGGAAAACTGTTAGTCTGAGAAAACATAGCTAATAATCAACAATAATGAGCATAAAAATAACCCTACGTTGGTCTGGTTAAAAAATATTCACATTAAActtttgtaaaactttctttttatactctaaatcaccgttgtggtagAATTAGAATAAAACTCATTCTTCTACATTAATTCCATATCACCGTTGGGCGGAAATGGAAATAATGCATATAACTCATAAACAATGTGATGATAGTATTTCTATTAAACAACTTTGCTAAGAaataatcatcatcatcaactttaTTGCAGCGGAAACAAGAAATATACATTTCTCTAGTTCAAGAGCATTTCTTCATCTTTAACTCTTCTCTGAAAAACGATCATTTGATACAAAATTTATCAGAGATTTAAGCTTTGAACATAAGACTCATAGAATTATAGTACTGTTATCATCAACGTTgttcagaaaataacaataccatATTTTAACTTTAAAAGAAATATCTTTCTTTTATCATATCGGAAACTATCTGCATCTTATTTCACCCACAGGGAAAAACATTGCTAAGAACAATTCTTCCAATTAAATTTACCCATTGGTTCCAATTTTGTTGGAGGATAAaacttttactttgcctttataaTATTCTATTCAGAAACAATTATGTACTCTTTTACTCTCTAAGCAATTTTAACCGATTGGTTCAAAATTGAATGAGAGAAGCAACAATTTAATCTTTCACAGTGgaaaatgttggggaacgtagaagaattttaaaattttctatgcatcaccaagatcaatctatggagtcatctagcaacgagggagagaggagtgcatctacatacccttgtagatcgcgcgcggaagcgttcgagagaacggggttgatggagtcgtactcgtcgtgatccaaatcaccgatgaccaagtgccgaacggacagcacctccgcgttcaacacacgtacggttgggaagacgtctcctccttcttgatccagcaaaggggaaggagaggttgatgaagatccagcagcacgacggcgtggtggtggatgcagcaggatcccagcagggcttcgccaagcgcaattggggaggagaggtgttacggagggagagggaggcgccaagagcaagggtgcggctgccctccctcccccctctttatataggggccttgggggggggcgccggccctaggagatgcaatctccaaggggggcggcagccaaggggtggcttccccccaagccaagtggggggcgcccccacccttagggtttcccaaccctacgCGCAGGGGAgacccaagggggggcgcaccagcccaccaggggctggttcccctcccacttcagcccatggggccctccgggataggtggccccacccggtggacccccgggaccctttcggtggtcccggtacaataccggcgacccccgaaaccttcccgatggccgaaactggacttcctatatataaatctttacctccggaccattccagaactcctcgtgatgtccgggatctcatccgggactcctaacaactttcgggttactgcatactaatatctctacaaccctagcgtcaccgaaccttaagtgtgtagaccctacgggttcgggagacatgcagacttgaccgagacgcct containing:
- the LOC125516049 gene encoding uncharacterized protein LOC125516049, with protein sequence MHPTKPAGVTPRSAPPGAGEWRPSGVVRLLQAPAVVALAAVLAVASPAQARPAGAPPPTPPTQQKAADTAPEDTMCDVPRTLSGEDGKEAERIKHPRSREAARCTSKCVSTCVLGGAGAPGVGGPFNVRRPLVVFKEGFRSRQYCLVECSDVCNLIKDGEDGQ